The Candidatus Abyssobacteria bacterium SURF_5 genomic interval CGGGGAGGAGGAAGAAAGATTTGGGCCGCTGATGGCGGGCTTCCGCTGGATTTTTACAGAGAAGTCGCTTGATGCCATTATCCATGAGATGGATGGAGCGGGCATTGATAAGGCCGTCATTGTTGCCGCGGATTATTCGACCGCGTATGGGACGGTGGTCGTAACGAATGAGGACGTTGAGCGGATGAGCCGGCAGCACCCGGACAGATTCGTCCCTTTTTGCAGCGTTGATCCCGGCATGGGGCGTCTCGCAGTCGACAGGCTCGAGCATGCAGTGAGGGAACAGGGAGCGCGCGGGCTGAAACTTGTGCCGCCAATGCAGGGTTTCAGGTTTGATGATCCTCGCCACGACACGCTCTGGAAAATGGCGGCCGAACTCGGGATCATTGTGTGGACCCATGCCTCCCATCAGCGGAGCACGCCGGGGACCGATGCGCGGTTGGGCCAGCCGATGCTGATCGAGGGCGTGGCGCTGAAATTCCCGAAATTGAAGATTGTGCTCGGGCACTGCGGTTTCCCCTGGGTTTGGGAATCGTGGTCGCTGGCGGCGCGCCATGAGAACGTGTACGTTGATATTTCCTCTTTCAAGGATTTGTATAGCCTGTTTCCGTGGGACGCGTACAGCGCGAGCGGCATCGAGCACAAGCTGCTCTTTGCTACTGATAATCCGCTGAATAATTTCGGCGACTGTGTGAATGCGGTCAAAGGGCTTTCGATCAGTGATAGTTTCAAAGAGGCGATTTTTGGAGGGAACGCGCAAAAGCTGCTCGGGCTGTAGCGGGCTTTGTTGCGGATTGTCTTTTTTGTGTTTTGAGGAGGGATTCATATGATTCGCAGCCTCGCAGTTGTTTTCGTGGTGGTCTTGTTCATGCCGGCGATTGCTGTTGCCGATGAGGCCAAAAAGGCTCGCAGTGAATTGGAGCAAATGAATGTTGCGTGTTCGGAAGAGGAGTTGGTGAACCGCGTAAAGCAAGGGGATCAGCCAATAGTCACGTTGCTGCTCGATGCGGGCATCAGCCCTGATACACGGGAGGCGGGGGGACAACCGGCTCTAGTGATCGCCGTACAGAAAGGTCATCTTGATGTGGTGAAGCTTCTGCTGAACAGAGGCTGCAATGCTAATGAAAGAAAAGGCGATACATGGTGTCCATTGACGTGGGCTGCAAGCGAGGGCCATACGGAGATAGCGAAGGCGCTTATCGAGCATGGCGCGGATGTGAATATGCAGGACAAAAACGGCGCGACGGCCTTGATGCACGCGGCCTCGTGGGGCCGGGCGGAGATCGTCGACGCCTTGCTCGAAGGCGGCGCCGACGTGAACGCACAGGATAAGGAAGGCTGGACTGCGCTGATGTTTGCCGCGTTCAGGCGATATCCGGAAACGGTTTCCATGCTGCTCGAGCGAGGAGCC includes:
- a CDS encoding ankyrin repeat domain-containing protein, whose protein sequence is MIRSLAVVFVVVLFMPAIAVADEAKKARSELEQMNVACSEEELVNRVKQGDQPIVTLLLDAGISPDTREAGGQPALVIAVQKGHLDVVKLLLNRGCNANERKGDTWCPLTWAASEGHTEIAKALIEHGADVNMQDKNGATALMHAASWGRAEIVDALLEGGADVNAQDKEGWTALMFAAFRRYPETVSMLLERGADPTLKNKDGETALNAAASGGNTEILQMLREWKNTDERGRTRTDTD
- a CDS encoding amidohydrolase, which gives rise to MIVDFHIHPFCKEATVVPSPEEALKRMYGEEEERFGPLMAGFRWIFTEKSLDAIIHEMDGAGIDKAVIVAADYSTAYGTVVVTNEDVERMSRQHPDRFVPFCSVDPGMGRLAVDRLEHAVREQGARGLKLVPPMQGFRFDDPRHDTLWKMAAELGIIVWTHASHQRSTPGTDARLGQPMLIEGVALKFPKLKIVLGHCGFPWVWESWSLAARHENVYVDISSFKDLYSLFPWDAYSASGIEHKLLFATDNPLNNFGDCVNAVKGLSISDSFKEAIFGGNAQKLLGL